In the genome of Chitinophagales bacterium, one region contains:
- a CDS encoding head GIN domain-containing protein yields the protein MKSQTSFYFQTLSLVFCFLLTTSIFADVENRNVGQFDVLHVKGSIDVMITQSSDYQVRVEAPSDKMGNIITEVENGELVVHIKTPKGKNNWSWKDNMNDVKVYVSAKSLKGLYLSGSGDVEGSGLTSTIFKVSIAGSGDLDIEVDAHSIEAKIAGSGDMDIAGSTKNLDVSIAGSGEFDAFDLKTKDCEIQIAGSGDCNVYVSESLDVRINGSGNVAYKGNPSNVNKNIRGSGNVDKH from the coding sequence ATGAAATCACAAACATCTTTTTATTTTCAGACCTTATCATTGGTTTTTTGTTTTTTGCTGACCACCAGCATTTTTGCCGATGTAGAAAACCGCAATGTGGGGCAGTTTGATGTATTACATGTGAAAGGGAGCATAGATGTGATGATTACCCAAAGTAGCGATTATCAAGTGCGGGTAGAAGCTCCTTCTGACAAAATGGGCAATATTATCACAGAAGTCGAAAATGGAGAATTGGTCGTTCATATCAAAACGCCAAAAGGTAAAAACAACTGGAGTTGGAAAGACAATATGAATGACGTGAAAGTATATGTTTCGGCGAAAAGCTTGAAAGGTCTGTACCTAAGTGGTTCGGGAGATGTGGAAGGAAGTGGCCTGACTTCAACGATTTTCAAGGTATCTATTGCAGGCTCGGGTGACTTGGATATTGAAGTGGATGCTCACAGCATTGAAGCAAAAATTGCAGGCTCGGGTGATATGGATATTGCAGGAAGCACTAAAAATCTGGATGTTTCAATAGCAGGAAGCGGTGAATTTGATGCTTTTGATTTGAAAACGAAAGATTGTGAAATTCAAATTGCGGGTTCTGGAGATTGTAATGTGTATGTAAGTGAATCTTTGGACGTAAGAATCAATGGTAGTGGAAATGTTGCCTACAAAGGAAATCCTTCAAATGTGAATAAAAACATAAGGGGTTCGGGTAATGTGGATAAACATTGA